The following proteins come from a genomic window of Nostoc sp. ATCC 53789:
- a CDS encoding Asr1405/Asl0597 family protein, which produces MKSFSSEIESNHLVEVNWADRWQVYQRLKELDIPCTCIANQPLKVEISSPVIAVQLWSVIQRLTASRQEQILALEYCWKIANNSSNF; this is translated from the coding sequence TTGAAATCGTTTAGTTCAGAAATAGAAAGCAACCACCTTGTAGAGGTGAATTGGGCAGATCGCTGGCAAGTCTATCAACGCCTAAAGGAGTTAGATATTCCCTGTACTTGTATAGCTAACCAGCCATTGAAAGTTGAAATTAGCTCTCCTGTGATAGCTGTTCAACTTTGGAGTGTGATACAGCGATTAACAGCCTCTCGTCAAGAGCAAATTTTGGCTCTTGAGTACTGTTGGAAAATTGCTAACAACAGTTCTAATTTTTAG
- a CDS encoding (2Fe-2S) ferredoxin domain-containing protein yields MGASHTMEVSEFCLEGRFINFVIKDGYKLKGLMLGTHEGESYIKLAKHLRAAFDLRLPSGTWLQVVGYKKHDLKDGTITLKAERVMAARSDMGRVETITPVQEPPSIDNVKVKPAKAKATILVCQKSDCMKRGGKAVCQALEAALSDRGLEDQVTIKGTGCMKNCKAGPNLVMPDKTRHSRIQAAQIPRLMDKHFGDKSLEAQPENLREVAISNGKFC; encoded by the coding sequence ATGGGTGCATCTCACACTATGGAAGTATCAGAATTTTGTCTTGAGGGCAGATTTATAAATTTTGTTATTAAAGATGGCTATAAGCTTAAAGGCTTAATGCTGGGGACTCATGAAGGTGAGTCTTACATTAAACTAGCTAAACATTTACGGGCTGCTTTTGACTTGCGCTTACCATCAGGGACTTGGCTGCAAGTTGTTGGTTATAAAAAGCATGATTTGAAGGATGGTACTATCACTCTGAAAGCTGAACGGGTAATGGCGGCGCGTTCTGATATGGGGAGAGTTGAAACGATCACACCAGTACAAGAACCCCCATCTATTGATAATGTCAAAGTAAAGCCAGCTAAGGCTAAAGCCACAATTTTGGTGTGTCAAAAGTCTGATTGTATGAAACGCGGTGGTAAAGCAGTTTGTCAGGCATTGGAGGCAGCTTTAAGCGATCGCGGTTTAGAAGACCAAGTTACAATCAAGGGCACTGGTTGTATGAAAAATTGTAAAGCTGGGCCAAACCTAGTTATGCCAGATAAAACACGTCATAGCCGAATTCAGGCTGCACAAATCCCCAGGTTGATGGATAAGCATTTTGGTGACAAGAGTTTAGAAGCACAGCCAGAGAATTTAAGGGAAGTGGCCATATCTAATGGCAAGTTTTGCTGA